From Lusitaniella coriacea LEGE 07157, a single genomic window includes:
- the cphA gene encoding cyanophycin synthetase gives MHILKTLTLRGPNYWSIRRTKLIVMRLDLEDLTEKYSNTLPGFYDGLVKVLPSLIEHYCSPSRRGGFLERVKEGTLMGHIVEHVALELQELAGMPVGFGRTRETAEPGVFNVVFEYADEQAGRYAGRAAVRLCNSIVQTGTYPPEEIKQDLQDLRELAANAALGPSTESIITEVEARKIPWMPLSARAMVQLGHGAKQKRIQATLTDYSSILGVELACDKEGTKTVLRDAGIPVPRGTVIQYLDELEEAIEDVGGYPIVIKPLDGNHGRGITININDWDKAKEAYTLASDASKTRNTIVERYYKGNDHRILAINGKVVAVAERIPAHVVGNGESTISELIDLTNRDPHRGEGHDNILTKIVLDKTATDILLAQGYTLDSVLAKGDRAYLRATANLSTGGIAIDRTDDIHPENIWIAERVVKTIGLDIAGLDVVTPDISKPLRETNGVIVEVNAAPGFRMHVCPSQGLPRNVGAAVLDMLFPSGESPRIPIVAITGTNGKTTTTRLTAHLFRQTDKVVGYTTTDGIYIGEYLVEKGDTTGPQSAQVILKDPTVEVAVLETARGGILRSGLAFDTCNVGVVLNIAADHLGLGDINTIEQMAQVKSVVAEVASAGGYAVLNADDPLVAAMAEKVKAKVAYFSMSPDNPIVLEHARRGGLAAIYEQGYLSLMEGDWRLRVEEARKIPVTMGGMAPFMIANALAACLTAFAQGVDIEQIRQGLRTFRPSADQTPGRMNLFDLGRTHALIDYAHNPASYEALGGFVRNWQGERLGVVGGPGDRRDEDLILLGELSAKMFDRAIVKEDEDRRGRDRGEVADLILEGMKRVDTNFSCKTILDEREAILAGLESVSEGGLVVILPESVSGAIALIQEKQTAQNNGHREGVISQRATSEV, from the coding sequence ATGCACATTCTCAAAACCCTAACCTTACGAGGTCCCAATTACTGGAGTATTCGACGCACAAAACTCATCGTCATGCGCCTCGACCTCGAAGACCTTACCGAAAAATATTCCAACACCCTTCCCGGCTTTTACGACGGACTCGTAAAAGTTCTCCCCAGCTTAATCGAACATTACTGCTCCCCCAGTCGTCGCGGCGGATTCCTAGAGCGCGTCAAAGAAGGAACCCTCATGGGGCATATCGTCGAACACGTTGCCCTCGAACTTCAGGAATTGGCAGGAATGCCCGTTGGCTTTGGGCGTACCCGCGAAACCGCAGAACCGGGCGTATTCAACGTTGTATTTGAGTACGCGGACGAACAAGCCGGACGCTACGCGGGTCGTGCCGCCGTACGGTTGTGCAACAGTATCGTGCAAACCGGAACTTATCCCCCCGAAGAAATCAAACAAGACTTGCAAGACCTGCGCGAACTTGCTGCCAATGCAGCCCTCGGACCGAGTACCGAATCGATTATCACAGAAGTAGAAGCGCGTAAAATTCCCTGGATGCCCTTAAGTGCAAGAGCAATGGTACAGCTCGGTCACGGCGCAAAACAAAAGCGCATTCAAGCAACCCTCACAGACTACTCCAGCATCCTCGGCGTAGAACTCGCTTGCGATAAAGAAGGAACAAAAACCGTTCTGCGGGATGCTGGCATTCCCGTCCCGCGAGGAACCGTCATTCAATACCTTGACGAACTAGAAGAAGCCATTGAAGATGTCGGCGGCTATCCCATTGTGATTAAACCTTTGGATGGCAACCACGGGCGGGGCATTACCATCAACATTAACGATTGGGATAAAGCCAAAGAAGCCTACACCCTTGCCAGCGATGCTTCAAAAACCCGCAACACGATCGTCGAACGCTACTACAAAGGCAACGACCATCGGATTTTGGCGATTAATGGCAAAGTGGTGGCAGTCGCCGAACGGATTCCCGCTCACGTTGTGGGTAATGGCGAATCGACCATTAGCGAATTGATCGATCTCACCAATCGCGACCCCCATCGCGGTGAAGGACACGATAATATCCTCACCAAAATCGTCCTCGATAAAACCGCCACGGATATATTGCTCGCTCAAGGTTATACCTTAGACTCGGTTTTGGCAAAAGGCGATCGCGCCTACTTAAGAGCCACCGCAAACCTCAGTACCGGAGGCATCGCCATCGACCGCACCGATGACATTCACCCGGAAAATATTTGGATTGCCGAGCGCGTGGTCAAAACGATTGGTTTGGATATTGCCGGACTCGATGTGGTCACGCCGGACATCAGCAAACCCTTGCGGGAAACGAACGGAGTAATTGTTGAGGTCAACGCAGCACCGGGTTTTAGAATGCACGTTTGTCCCAGTCAAGGACTCCCGCGCAATGTGGGTGCTGCCGTTCTAGATATGCTCTTTCCTTCTGGCGAATCCCCTCGCATTCCCATCGTTGCGATTACGGGAACCAACGGCAAAACCACCACTACGCGCCTGACCGCCCACCTGTTCCGGCAAACGGATAAGGTTGTGGGATACACCACCACCGACGGCATTTATATCGGCGAATATTTGGTGGAGAAAGGAGATACCACCGGCCCTCAAAGCGCTCAAGTGATTCTTAAAGATCCGACCGTAGAAGTTGCCGTATTGGAAACCGCACGCGGCGGAATTTTGCGCTCCGGTTTGGCATTCGATACTTGCAATGTCGGGGTTGTTCTGAATATCGCTGCGGATCACCTCGGTCTTGGAGATATTAATACCATCGAGCAGATGGCGCAGGTGAAAAGTGTGGTTGCAGAAGTTGCCAGCGCGGGAGGATACGCCGTTCTCAATGCAGACGATCCTTTGGTGGCGGCAATGGCGGAGAAAGTGAAAGCGAAAGTGGCGTATTTTTCCATGAGTCCCGATAACCCCATTGTGCTAGAACACGCGCGTCGCGGCGGTTTAGCGGCGATTTACGAGCAGGGCTATCTCTCGCTGATGGAAGGGGATTGGAGATTGCGCGTTGAAGAGGCAAGGAAAATCCCGGTGACAATGGGGGGGATGGCTCCGTTTATGATTGCAAATGCCCTCGCTGCTTGTTTGACGGCGTTTGCCCAAGGGGTTGATATCGAGCAAATTCGCCAAGGATTGCGCACTTTTAGACCTTCGGCAGATCAAACCCCCGGTCGCATGAATTTGTTCGATCTCGGTCGCACTCATGCGTTGATTGACTACGCCCACAATCCTGCGAGTTATGAAGCTTTGGGGGGTTTTGTGCGCAATTGGCAGGGAGAGCGTTTGGGGGTTGTTGGAGGCCCTGGAGATCGCAGAGATGAGGATTTGATCCTGTTGGGAGAATTATCGGCGAAGATGTTCGATCGCGCGATCGTGAAAGAGGACGAGGATCGTCGCGGGCGCGATCGCGGGGAAGTCGCCGATTTGATCCTCGAAGGCATGAAGCGCGTGGATACCAATTTTTCCTGTAAAACGATTTTGGACGAGCGAGAGGCGATCCTTGCAGGGTTAGAATCGGTTTCTGAAGGAGGTTTAGTCGTGATTTTGCCCGAAAGTGTCAGTGGCGCGATCGCGCTGATTCAAGAAAAACAAACCGCTCAAAATAATGGTCATCGCGAGGGGGTTATTTCCCAACGGGCGACTTCTGAGGTTTAG
- the pyk gene encoding pyruvate kinase codes for MLPLSHRTKIVATLGPASSSPEIIRQLIEAGMTVARLNFSHGSYEDHATTIQRIREASEALDCPVTLLQDLQGPKVRVAQLPDRAGFQGQSAGAISLIQEAPIDLVPQDRADDCPNAIPIDYPFLAEEAELGMRILLDDGQLELEAIAIAPPVVTCKVIRGGLLKSRKGVNFPSLNLRLPSLTEKDRQDLEFGIVQGVDWVALSFVRTAEDIRTLKTFLRDRGAPNLPVIAKIEKPQAIAHLDDLVRECDGLMVARGDLGVEMKPEKVPLLQKKIIRACNQAGIPVITATQMLESMIENSRPTRAEASDVANAIADGTDAVMLSGESAVGKHPVAAVAMMARIASAMEPELEFVNFPPTEFSETNALSEALNVIDKIINLCCIAAFTTTGYTAKLAAAERPGVPVVAFTPEPLTYHRLNLIWGVIPLLIEEPVTSVESLVTAVENILRQRQIARSGDKILILGGSPIQQVRGTNFLKIHTLRDR; via the coding sequence ATGCTCCCCCTATCTCATCGAACTAAAATTGTTGCAACTCTGGGCCCTGCAAGTTCTTCCCCAGAAATAATTCGCCAACTGATTGAAGCGGGAATGACGGTTGCGCGGTTGAATTTTTCCCACGGAAGTTATGAGGATCATGCAACAACGATTCAACGAATTCGTGAGGCTTCTGAGGCGCTAGATTGTCCGGTGACGCTCTTGCAAGACCTCCAGGGACCCAAGGTTCGCGTGGCGCAATTACCCGATCGCGCGGGCTTCCAAGGGCAGAGCGCTGGCGCGATCTCGCTAATTCAAGAAGCTCCCATCGATCTCGTTCCCCAGGATCGCGCTGACGATTGCCCTAATGCGATTCCCATCGATTATCCCTTCCTCGCAGAAGAGGCAGAACTGGGAATGCGTATCCTGCTCGATGACGGACAACTCGAACTCGAAGCGATCGCGATCGCGCCCCCTGTGGTGACCTGTAAGGTGATTCGTGGCGGTTTGCTCAAAAGTCGCAAAGGCGTTAATTTCCCCAGCCTCAACCTGCGTTTGCCCTCTCTGACGGAAAAAGATCGCCAGGATTTAGAATTTGGAATTGTCCAAGGGGTGGATTGGGTTGCGTTGAGCTTTGTCCGCACGGCGGAGGATATTCGCACCCTCAAAACCTTTTTGCGCGATCGCGGCGCGCCGAATCTCCCTGTTATTGCCAAGATCGAAAAACCCCAGGCGATCGCGCATTTAGACGATTTGGTGCGAGAATGCGATGGATTGATGGTGGCGCGAGGAGATTTGGGGGTGGAAATGAAACCGGAAAAAGTTCCCCTCCTGCAAAAGAAAATTATTCGAGCCTGCAATCAGGCGGGAATCCCCGTCATTACTGCCACGCAGATGTTAGAGAGCATGATCGAAAACTCCCGTCCCACCCGCGCAGAAGCCAGCGACGTGGCAAACGCGATCGCGGATGGAACCGATGCGGTAATGCTTTCGGGGGAATCGGCAGTGGGCAAACATCCCGTTGCGGCTGTGGCAATGATGGCGCGAATTGCATCGGCGATGGAACCGGAATTGGAGTTTGTTAACTTCCCTCCCACAGAATTCAGCGAAACCAACGCCCTCAGCGAAGCTTTGAATGTTATTGACAAAATAATAAATCTGTGCTGCATTGCCGCATTTACCACAACGGGATACACTGCAAAACTCGCCGCAGCAGAACGTCCCGGCGTTCCCGTCGTTGCCTTTACCCCAGAACCCCTCACCTACCATCGCCTCAATCTCATTTGGGGGGTGATTCCCCTTCTCATTGAAGAACCCGTAACTTCTGTGGAATCCCTCGTCACCGCAGTCGAGAATATTTTACGTCAGCGACAAATCGCGCGATCGGGCGATAAAATTCTGATCCTAGGAGGAAGTCCCATACAGCAAGTCCGTGGCACCAATTTCCTCAAAATTCACACTTTGCGCGATCGTTAA
- a CDS encoding type IV pilin-like G/H family protein: protein MTQSPEFQPEPPANSSSSSIPKILLIIGGVGCGCFGLITILGILAAIALPSFLSQATKAKESEAKNYIGALNRAQQAHHIGENAFSSTLEPLGLGIPPESDYYRYQIEVQPDNQSAKATATPKDPTLKSFTGAVFIVKQEGESLTFAGVCQSDSPTAIPPAMPTLNTTAIETTIECPPGSSNLSR from the coding sequence ATGACTCAATCGCCCGAATTTCAACCCGAACCGCCTGCCAATTCTTCCTCCTCGTCAATTCCCAAAATTCTGTTGATAATTGGTGGCGTTGGCTGTGGCTGTTTTGGCTTGATAACGATCTTAGGTATTCTTGCCGCGATCGCGCTACCCAGTTTTTTGAGCCAAGCTACCAAAGCCAAAGAATCGGAAGCCAAAAATTATATTGGCGCGCTCAATCGCGCTCAACAAGCGCATCATATCGGTGAAAATGCTTTCTCTTCGACGCTCGAACCGTTAGGACTTGGGATTCCTCCCGAAAGCGACTATTATCGCTACCAAATTGAAGTTCAGCCGGACAATCAAAGCGCGAAAGCAACAGCTACGCCCAAAGATCCAACCCTCAAAAGCTTTACCGGAGCCGTTTTCATCGTTAAACAGGAGGGAGAATCTTTAACCTTTGCTGGAGTTTGCCAAAGCGACAGCCCTACCGCAATTCCCCCAGCAATGCCAACTCTCAACACAACGGCGATAGAAACTACCATTGAATGTCCTCCCGGCTCTAGTAATCTGTCAAGATAG
- a CDS encoding VOC family protein: protein MKKFHLAIATNDIEATVKDYSHRLGCEPCVVVADRYALWRTESLNLSVRQDPSCQPGELRHLGWEDPEAKEFTSEKDVNGLLWENFSPQQQADEIEEIWSGTGYIPD, encoded by the coding sequence ATGAAAAAGTTTCACTTGGCAATTGCCACAAACGATATAGAAGCAACCGTTAAAGACTACAGTCATCGCCTGGGTTGCGAACCCTGTGTCGTCGTCGCAGATCGATACGCACTATGGCGTACAGAGTCGCTCAACTTGTCCGTTCGCCAAGACCCATCCTGTCAGCCGGGGGAACTGCGTCACCTTGGTTGGGAAGACCCAGAAGCAAAAGAATTTACCTCCGAAAAAGATGTCAACGGTCTTCTTTGGGAGAACTTTTCCCCACAACAACAAGCTGATGAAATAGAAGAAATTTGGTCGGGAACGGGTTATATTCCTGATTAG
- a CDS encoding M48 family metallopeptidase encodes MLNRFFSSFWYSHRRWLYGLLATVTALGLCIGTPQPTQAVPWWQLLLRGVQILQLSNISNEQEVQLGQRIDGQLQSQLARNRTPISRHRAANGYLNQIGQRLVQVSDRRDIPYTFKVVEDLKVNAFATMGGFVYINAGLMLKAENEAELASVVAHEMGHIQGRHAIEQMRQRAIQAGLLSAAGLDESAAVQIGVQLALNLPNSREDELEADQIGLETLRRARYAPSAMVTFMQKLQESGRGSPPAILSTHPAVSDRVRILSQAIRANPPTATEVDGLDSTAYRNKMRSFAP; translated from the coding sequence ATGCTAAATCGTTTTTTCTCCTCCTTTTGGTATTCCCACCGTCGCTGGCTATACGGACTTCTTGCCACCGTTACAGCGTTGGGATTGTGTATCGGTACGCCTCAACCCACTCAAGCCGTTCCCTGGTGGCAACTCTTGTTGCGCGGCGTGCAAATCTTACAACTGTCCAATATCTCCAACGAACAAGAAGTACAACTCGGACAGCGAATTGATGGGCAATTGCAAAGCCAACTCGCTCGCAATCGAACCCCTATTTCTCGACATCGTGCGGCGAATGGATACTTGAATCAAATCGGTCAGCGTTTAGTCCAAGTCAGCGATCGCCGCGATATTCCTTATACCTTTAAAGTTGTCGAAGACCTGAAGGTTAATGCCTTTGCCACAATGGGCGGTTTTGTTTATATCAATGCGGGGTTAATGCTCAAAGCGGAAAATGAGGCAGAACTTGCCAGCGTTGTGGCGCACGAAATGGGACACATTCAAGGTCGCCACGCGATCGAACAAATGCGCCAACGCGCGATTCAAGCGGGTTTGCTCTCTGCTGCGGGATTGGATGAGAGTGCCGCCGTACAAATTGGGGTTCAACTTGCTCTCAATCTTCCCAACAGTCGCGAGGATGAATTAGAAGCCGATCAAATTGGATTGGAGACTTTGCGCCGCGCGCGATACGCGCCTTCGGCAATGGTGACATTCATGCAAAAACTCCAAGAGAGCGGTCGGGGTTCTCCGCCTGCTATTTTAAGCACCCACCCAGCCGTTTCCGATCGCGTGCGTATTTTGTCACAGGCAATTCGAGCCAATCCCCCAACCGCAACTGAGGTCGATGGGTTGGATAGTACTGCATACCGCAACAAAATGCGTAGCTTTGCACCGTGA
- a CDS encoding ASCH domain-containing protein → MIATSIGQYWQTYQKTFPARRETDRIYHVDAFGDTPTLANELGELVLEGIKTASCSALWEWEAEQTALPKVGMKTVVIDGAENPLCIIETTEVVIRPFNEVDARFARDEGEDDLSLEWWRREHWKYFSRVLPKIGKEPTLDMLLVCERFRVVYRS, encoded by the coding sequence ATGATTGCGACATCGATTGGGCAATATTGGCAAACCTATCAAAAAACTTTTCCAGCAAGAAGAGAAACCGATCGAATCTACCACGTAGATGCATTTGGAGACACGCCCACGTTAGCGAATGAATTGGGTGAATTGGTGTTAGAGGGTATTAAAACCGCTTCCTGCTCGGCGCTGTGGGAATGGGAAGCAGAGCAAACTGCACTGCCTAAAGTCGGGATGAAAACTGTTGTCATCGATGGTGCTGAAAATCCCCTTTGCATTATTGAGACAACAGAAGTGGTCATTCGACCTTTCAATGAAGTCGATGCTCGGTTTGCTCGCGACGAAGGAGAAGACGATCTCTCGCTGGAATGGTGGCGGCGAGAACACTGGAAATATTTTTCACGGGTCTTACCTAAAATTGGCAAAGAACCCACTTTGGATATGTTGCTCGTCTGCGAGCGGTTCCGAGTCGTGTATCGGTCGTAG
- a CDS encoding cyanophycinase translates to MLQLESQLSATQMPQSTKTAILAIGGAEDKVHGREILQTFWARSGAQTAKLAIIPSASREPSIIGDRYETIFKDMGVEQLEVLDIRDRDQGRDAYYLKYVDECTGVFLTGGDQLRLCGLLAETPVMERIRDRAIQGEIALAGTSAGAAVMGHHMIGGGGSGESPNRSLVDMTMGLGLVPEVIVDQHFHNRNRMARLLSAIAMHPDRLGVGIDEDTCALFEQDGIIQVLGRGTVNIIDARDLTHTNQPHIGARDPICMNNLRLHILCHGDRYHLYERRPLSSKFNE, encoded by the coding sequence ATGCTGCAACTAGAATCTCAACTTTCTGCAACACAGATGCCTCAATCGACCAAAACAGCCATTTTAGCGATCGGCGGTGCTGAAGATAAAGTCCACGGGCGCGAAATCCTCCAAACCTTTTGGGCGCGTTCTGGCGCGCAAACAGCCAAACTCGCAATTATTCCATCCGCCTCACGAGAACCCAGCATCATCGGAGATCGCTACGAAACGATTTTCAAAGATATGGGCGTAGAGCAACTTGAAGTATTAGATATCCGCGATCGCGACCAAGGACGCGATGCCTATTATCTCAAATACGTCGATGAATGCACCGGAGTCTTTCTCACCGGAGGCGATCAATTGCGCCTGTGCGGACTTCTCGCTGAAACCCCGGTCATGGAGAGAATCCGCGATCGCGCAATTCAAGGGGAAATCGCCCTTGCCGGAACCAGCGCTGGAGCCGCCGTTATGGGGCATCACATGATCGGAGGCGGGGGGAGTGGCGAATCTCCCAATCGCTCTTTGGTGGACATGACAATGGGCTTAGGACTCGTTCCGGAAGTGATTGTCGATCAGCACTTCCACAACCGCAACCGCATGGCAAGACTTCTCAGCGCGATCGCCATGCACCCCGACCGCCTCGGCGTTGGTATTGACGAAGATACCTGCGCCCTCTTCGAGCAAGATGGAATCATTCAAGTTCTCGGCCGGGGAACCGTCAACATCATCGACGCGCGCGACCTCACCCACACCAACCAACCCCACATCGGCGCGAGAGATCCCATTTGCATGAACAATCTGCGCCTCCACATCCTGTGCCACGGCGACCGCTATCACCTCTACGAACGCCGTCCCCTCAGTTCCAAATTCAACGAGTGA
- a CDS encoding DEAD/DEAH box helicase, protein MRIPKLTYNRGTLLLHPPPRGKGWIEFATWDDRVEKFRVPAIKYRPLLETLQAEGIEIEDEAKGFIPLELNSSVKMEPYPHQTEALRAWKQSGRQGVVVLPTAAGKTYLAQLAMESTKRSTLVLVPTLDLMHQWYAQLEVAFPDIELGLLGGGSRDRAPLLVSTYNSAAINAENLGNQFALLVFDECHHLPTDFFRVIAEYAIAPYRLGLSATPERADGSHRELEGLIGAIVYRKTPEELSGSALAQHRVVQIKVQLSPKEREQYDRAMQTRNDFLRQSRISLGSLDGWQRFVQASARSSEGRRAMLAHREAKEIALCTDGKLRVLTESISQHYPESILIFTNDNATVYRISQTFLIPAITHQTPVKERHDILTRFREGDYKAIVASHVLNEGVDVPEARIAIILSGTGSTREYVQRLGRVLRKGSGENKLAILYEVVTEDTSEERTSERRRGYNVVEKPKKLRKNKPQQLEILPPSPKAAEPKKPWGKPKEDES, encoded by the coding sequence ATGCGCATTCCCAAACTCACCTACAATCGCGGTACGCTTTTACTGCATCCTCCACCTAGGGGGAAAGGTTGGATTGAGTTTGCCACTTGGGACGATCGCGTGGAGAAATTTCGCGTTCCGGCGATTAAGTATCGTCCGTTGCTCGAAACCCTGCAAGCAGAGGGGATAGAGATTGAGGATGAGGCAAAGGGGTTTATTCCCCTCGAACTCAACTCCAGCGTCAAAATGGAACCCTATCCTCACCAAACCGAAGCCTTGCGTGCTTGGAAGCAATCGGGGCGACAAGGGGTGGTGGTGTTGCCCACGGCGGCGGGAAAAACCTATCTGGCGCAATTGGCGATGGAATCGACCAAACGCAGTACGTTGGTTCTGGTTCCGACGTTGGATTTGATGCACCAGTGGTACGCGCAATTGGAAGTGGCTTTTCCCGATATTGAGTTGGGATTGTTGGGCGGGGGATCGCGCGATCGCGCCCCTTTACTCGTCTCCACTTATAATAGTGCCGCTATTAATGCAGAAAACTTAGGGAATCAATTTGCCCTGCTGGTTTTTGATGAGTGTCATCACTTGCCCACAGACTTTTTCCGCGTGATTGCAGAGTACGCGATCGCGCCCTACCGCCTCGGACTTTCCGCCACCCCGGAACGGGCAGATGGTTCCCATCGGGAACTCGAAGGATTAATCGGCGCGATCGTCTATCGCAAAACTCCTGAAGAACTGTCCGGCAGCGCCCTCGCCCAACACCGCGTTGTCCAAATTAAAGTTCAACTCTCCCCCAAAGAACGAGAACAATACGATCGCGCGATGCAAACCCGCAACGATTTCTTGCGCCAATCGAGAATCTCCTTGGGCAGTCTGGATGGGTGGCAGCGTTTCGTGCAAGCCTCCGCCCGTTCTTCGGAGGGACGCAGGGCGATGTTAGCCCACAGAGAAGCGAAAGAAATTGCCCTCTGCACCGATGGAAAATTGCGCGTCCTCACCGAATCCATCAGCCAACACTATCCCGAATCAATTCTGATTTTTACCAACGACAACGCCACGGTTTATCGCATCTCCCAAACCTTTCTCATTCCCGCAATTACCCATCAAACTCCTGTCAAAGAACGTCACGACATTTTGACTCGCTTTCGCGAAGGAGACTACAAAGCCATCGTCGCCTCCCACGTTCTCAACGAAGGGGTAGATGTTCCCGAAGCCCGCATTGCCATTATTTTGTCTGGAACGGGTTCCACGCGGGAATACGTGCAGCGATTGGGGCGGGTTTTGCGCAAAGGATCGGGGGAAAATAAACTGGCAATTCTCTACGAAGTCGTCACCGAAGATACCAGCGAAGAACGCACTTCCGAACGCCGACGGGGTTATAACGTTGTTGAAAAACCGAAAAAGCTTCGGAAAAATAAGCCGCAGCAACTTGAAATTTTGCCCCCTTCTCCCAAAGCAGCCGAACCGAAAAAGCCTTGGGGAAAACCAAAGGAGGACGAAAGTTGA
- the lhgO gene encoding L-2-hydroxyglutarate oxidase, which translates to MYDFTIIGGGIIGLSTAMTLSQNYPHKKILVIEKEPQLAFHQTGNNSGVIHSGIYYKPGSFKAKFCRQGCQSMVEFCKKYDIAHEVCGKVIVATEENQIQALENLYDRGIANNVEIEKITAEEVKKIEPHVRCLAGIRVRSTGIADYKQVCQKYAELLQNAGGEIRLNTKVEKINKTNETQILETNRGEIETRFIINCAGLHSDRVAKLNDIDPPAKIVPFRGEYYELKPEKRYLVKTLIYPVPNPSFPFLGVHFTKMIDGSVHAGPNAVLSFKREGYNKTDFDWRDFSEVMTYPGFWKLAAKHADEGIKEILRSFSKAAFTRSLQQLIPEVQEDDLIPTHAGVRAQALKNDGKLVDDFLIVPDKNAIHVINAPSPAATSSLEIGKAIVAQISAN; encoded by the coding sequence ATGTACGATTTCACAATTATTGGCGGCGGAATTATCGGACTTTCCACCGCAATGACTTTAAGTCAGAATTATCCCCATAAAAAGATTTTAGTTATTGAAAAAGAACCGCAACTCGCCTTTCATCAAACGGGGAATAATAGCGGCGTTATTCATTCGGGAATTTACTACAAACCCGGAAGTTTTAAAGCAAAATTTTGTCGGCAAGGTTGCCAGTCAATGGTGGAATTTTGCAAGAAATATGACATTGCTCATGAAGTTTGTGGAAAGGTAATTGTCGCAACAGAAGAGAACCAAATCCAAGCCTTAGAAAACTTGTATGACCGAGGTATTGCCAACAACGTTGAAATCGAAAAAATCACAGCAGAAGAAGTCAAAAAAATCGAACCACACGTTCGTTGTTTGGCAGGAATTCGCGTTCGTTCCACCGGAATTGCAGACTATAAACAGGTTTGCCAAAAATATGCCGAACTGCTCCAGAATGCTGGAGGGGAAATTCGCTTAAATACGAAAGTCGAGAAAATCAATAAAACAAATGAAACTCAAATCCTAGAAACCAATCGAGGTGAAATTGAAACGCGCTTTATCATCAATTGTGCGGGACTACACAGCGATCGCGTGGCAAAATTGAATGATATCGATCCCCCGGCGAAAATCGTTCCCTTTCGTGGCGAATATTACGAACTCAAGCCCGAAAAACGCTATCTTGTCAAAACCCTCATTTATCCCGTTCCCAACCCCTCTTTTCCTTTCCTTGGGGTTCACTTCACCAAAATGATTGACGGTAGCGTTCACGCAGGGCCCAACGCAGTTCTCAGTTTCAAGCGAGAAGGGTACAATAAAACAGATTTTGACTGGCGAGACTTTTCTGAAGTTATGACTTATCCCGGATTTTGGAAACTCGCCGCCAAACACGCCGATGAAGGGATAAAAGAAATCCTCCGTTCTTTCAGTAAAGCCGCCTTTACCCGAAGTTTGCAACAACTCATTCCAGAAGTTCAAGAAGACGATCTCATTCCCACCCATGCAGGAGTTCGCGCGCAAGCATTGAAAAATGATGGAAAATTAGTGGATGATTTTTTAATTGTCCCCGATAAAAATGCTATTCATGTTATCAATGCACCCTCTCCTGCTGCAACCTCTTCTCTAGAAATTGGTAAAGCAATTGTCGCTCAAATTTCCGCAAATTAA
- a CDS encoding HAD family hydrolase, protein MITITCSNKTFKNIRAVIFDKDGTLEDSHSFLRELAQRRSRLVDAQIPGIGEPLLMAFGVMDATLDPKGLMAVGSRRENEIAMAAYIAETGRSWSESLEIARKAVIEADRHLKRTPETVPLCAGGLEILQQFSAAGLKLGILSSDSTEGVKNFIERHHLSSYFQLTMGVQPDGLMKPDPQLFQDACAALGVEPAETLMVGDSSLDMQMAQGGGAAGAIGICWDGGVLKESDCAIARLLELHII, encoded by the coding sequence ATGATTACCATTACTTGCAGCAATAAAACATTCAAAAATATTCGTGCGGTCATTTTTGATAAAGACGGTACATTAGAAGACTCTCATAGCTTCTTGCGAGAATTAGCACAGCGACGATCTCGCCTGGTTGACGCACAAATTCCCGGAATTGGCGAACCCCTTTTGATGGCGTTCGGCGTGATGGATGCAACCCTTGACCCCAAAGGATTGATGGCGGTTGGCAGTCGCAGAGAAAATGAAATTGCAATGGCGGCGTATATTGCAGAAACGGGACGCAGTTGGTCGGAATCCCTCGAAATTGCGCGTAAAGCTGTGATTGAAGCAGATCGCCATTTGAAACGCACGCCAGAAACCGTTCCCCTCTGTGCGGGAGGATTGGAGATTTTGCAACAATTTTCTGCGGCGGGATTGAAGTTAGGAATTTTATCGTCAGATTCCACAGAAGGAGTCAAAAATTTCATCGAACGCCATCACCTCTCCTCCTACTTTCAATTGACAATGGGAGTCCAACCCGATGGTTTAATGAAACCCGATCCTCAGCTTTTCCAAGACGCTTGTGCTGCGTTGGGAGTTGAACCCGCAGAAACGTTGATGGTTGGAGATTCTAGTTTGGATATGCAAATGGCACAAGGAGGAGGTGCAGCCGGCGCAATTGGTATTTGTTGGGATGGAGGAGTGTTGAAAGAATCAGATTGCGCGATCGCGCGACTGCTCGAATTACATATTATTTAA